One window from the genome of Pedococcus badiiscoriae encodes:
- a CDS encoding aldolase/citrate lyase family protein encodes MRENRLRATMASDRAAVSAWMSIGSPYLAEVLSHCGYDAVTVDLQHGMFGLDSAITMLQGISAGPAVPMARCPSLDPAIIGKLLDAGAYGIICPVVDTAVEAAAFVRACHYPPDGARSFGPSRGLLYGGSDYVDHADATILTWAMIESAQALDNLGEILAVEGLDGVYVGPNDLALSLGETPGQAHPPAGVTRALAQIADAARAAGKWAGVFSADAVGAKQMAELGYHLVTPGNDVGVMRKAAAELIAHTHGGQPGGPPSGGGY; translated from the coding sequence GTGAGAGAGAACCGGCTGCGCGCGACCATGGCCTCGGATCGCGCTGCCGTGAGCGCGTGGATGTCGATCGGCAGCCCCTACCTGGCCGAGGTGCTGTCCCATTGCGGCTATGACGCCGTGACGGTGGACCTGCAGCACGGCATGTTCGGTCTGGACAGCGCGATCACGATGTTGCAGGGAATCAGTGCGGGGCCGGCCGTTCCGATGGCCCGCTGCCCCTCACTCGATCCGGCGATCATCGGCAAGCTGCTCGACGCCGGCGCCTACGGAATCATCTGCCCGGTCGTCGACACCGCCGTCGAGGCCGCCGCTTTCGTCCGCGCGTGCCACTACCCGCCGGATGGAGCCCGAAGCTTCGGTCCCTCGCGAGGCTTGCTCTACGGCGGCAGCGACTACGTCGACCACGCCGATGCCACGATCCTCACGTGGGCGATGATCGAGTCGGCACAGGCCCTGGACAACCTCGGGGAGATCCTTGCGGTCGAGGGCCTGGACGGTGTGTACGTCGGTCCCAACGACCTGGCCCTCTCCCTCGGTGAGACCCCGGGGCAGGCACATCCACCCGCCGGGGTGACGCGGGCGCTCGCGCAGATCGCCGACGCGGCTCGTGCTGCCGGAAAGTGGGCCGGGGTCTTCAGCGCGGACGCCGTGGGCGCGAAGCAGATGGCGGAGCTGGGCTACCACCTCGTCACGCCCGGCAACGACGTGGGCGTCATGCGCAAGGCAGCCGCCGAGCTCATCGCGCACACCCACGGCGGCCAACCTGGGGGACCGCCCAGCGGTGGTGGGTACTGA
- a CDS encoding alpha/beta fold hydrolase, which produces MSSVLPPGAGAPTFEQRLRRRERLLGALLGAEQDPRDAASGLDFIVVPDVARYGAVRALVGPRTPVLVLVESAEDGAVARAAGADGLVAAEVVQDSAGDVEVVLSRTGRGRLVTSPQAARAAFASGAEVVAYDLPAMLAAVFAGLTEGRPSGALASGREPLVLLSGMLCDANLWDGLAARISDVVLPWPCRIDLDDSVAEMAASVLAEAPPRFALGGHSLGAIVALEVMRQAPERVTSLLLVNASPRGPSQLQQDTWARWRQRATDGELEQIARELAPALLGPAAREDPATVQAVVSMADAVGVEGFLRQLAAQSTRPDSRASLGAIAVPVLVVSGELDDTCPPALQQELADGCEGSVLVTLHGGHMLPLEDPDSLADAVRAWLPRASA; this is translated from the coding sequence GTGAGCTCCGTCCTGCCGCCTGGAGCGGGCGCGCCCACCTTCGAACAACGGCTGCGACGGCGTGAGCGGCTGCTCGGTGCACTCCTCGGCGCCGAGCAGGACCCGCGCGACGCGGCCTCAGGCCTGGATTTCATCGTCGTGCCGGACGTCGCTCGTTACGGCGCGGTCCGGGCGCTGGTCGGACCGCGGACCCCGGTGCTCGTCCTGGTGGAATCGGCCGAGGACGGTGCCGTAGCCCGGGCGGCGGGTGCCGACGGCCTCGTGGCCGCAGAGGTCGTGCAGGACAGCGCGGGTGACGTCGAGGTGGTTCTGTCCCGCACCGGTCGTGGCCGCCTCGTCACGTCACCGCAGGCAGCGCGGGCGGCGTTCGCCTCGGGCGCCGAGGTCGTGGCCTACGACCTGCCCGCGATGCTGGCCGCCGTCTTTGCCGGCCTGACCGAAGGGCGTCCCAGCGGGGCCCTGGCGTCGGGCCGTGAGCCGCTGGTCCTGCTCAGCGGAATGCTGTGTGACGCCAACCTCTGGGATGGGCTCGCCGCGCGGATATCGGACGTCGTCCTGCCGTGGCCGTGCCGCATCGACCTCGATGACTCGGTGGCCGAGATGGCGGCGAGCGTGCTGGCGGAAGCGCCGCCGCGGTTCGCGCTCGGCGGCCACTCTCTCGGAGCGATCGTCGCCCTGGAGGTCATGCGCCAGGCACCGGAACGCGTGACCAGCCTCCTGCTCGTCAACGCCAGCCCCCGAGGCCCTTCGCAGCTGCAGCAGGACACCTGGGCCCGGTGGCGCCAACGCGCGACCGACGGCGAGCTCGAGCAGATCGCACGAGAGCTGGCCCCGGCGTTGCTCGGCCCCGCTGCGCGTGAGGACCCGGCGACTGTCCAGGCTGTCGTCAGCATGGCCGACGCCGTGGGCGTCGAGGGCTTCTTGCGTCAGCTTGCGGCCCAGTCAACCCGTCCCGACAGCCGAGCGAGTCTCGGCGCGATCGCTGTGCCCGTGCTGGTCGTGTCCGGAGAGCTCGACGACACCTGCCCGCCGGCACTGCAGCAAGAGCTTGCCGACGGTTGTGAGGGCTCGGTGCTGGTGACGCTTCACGGCGGTCACATGCTCCCGCTCGAGGATCCCGACAGCCTTGCGGACGCAGTGCGAGCCTGGCTCCCACGCGCATCGGCGTGA
- a CDS encoding SDR family NAD(P)-dependent oxidoreductase: MPDQAARTALVTGAGNGLGRAIAIALSQAGYRVIVAGRREGPLRDTAALIAGNSRVGIVDVADADSVSTLRAELSDEVISVLVNNAGVAGPVKPLVEIELDEWEEVFAVNVRGIFLMCRAFLPPMIARGQGDVINLASVSGKRPLAMRTPYTASKMAVIGLTTTLGAEVGTSGVRVNSLSPGPVRGERMARNFRLESQRLGISEQQAEEAFAGRAALGRLVEESEVGDAVVAMLHMTGLHCADIDLSAGMVAR, translated from the coding sequence ATGCCTGACCAAGCGGCCCGGACCGCGCTGGTCACCGGCGCGGGCAACGGGCTGGGCCGCGCCATAGCGATCGCGTTGTCCCAGGCGGGATACCGCGTCATCGTCGCGGGGCGTCGTGAAGGGCCGCTGCGAGACACGGCCGCCCTCATCGCCGGGAACTCCCGAGTCGGCATCGTGGACGTCGCCGATGCCGACTCGGTCTCCACACTGCGCGCGGAGCTGTCTGACGAGGTCATCTCCGTGTTGGTGAACAACGCCGGGGTGGCAGGGCCGGTGAAGCCGCTCGTCGAGATCGAGCTCGACGAGTGGGAGGAGGTCTTCGCGGTCAACGTCCGCGGGATCTTCCTGATGTGCAGGGCTTTTCTGCCTCCGATGATCGCGCGCGGTCAGGGCGACGTCATCAACCTGGCCTCGGTCAGCGGCAAGCGGCCCCTTGCCATGCGCACCCCCTACACCGCGTCGAAGATGGCGGTGATCGGTCTCACGACCACGCTCGGAGCCGAGGTCGGCACGTCCGGTGTGCGCGTGAACAGCCTGTCTCCGGGGCCGGTGCGGGGCGAGCGGATGGCGCGAAACTTCCGGCTCGAGTCTCAGCGGCTCGGCATCAGCGAGCAGCAGGCCGAGGAAGCCTTCGCCGGACGGGCGGCTCTGGGTCGTCTCGTCGAGGAGTCCGAGGTAGGCGATGCGGTGGTGGCGATGCTGCACATGACCGGGCTGCACTGCGCCGACATCGACCTGTCGGCAGGCATGGTGGCACGATAA
- the hisD gene encoding histidinol dehydrogenase — MITQLKQAVPAESLTSGREEVAATVREVLDDVRARGDEAVRTYSTKFDSWSPESFRLSAGQIAEIVAGVPEQVIRDIEFVQAQVRRFAEAQRASLTDFEVETLPGVHLGQKNVPISAVGAYVPGGRYPLTASAHMTIVTAKVAGVPRVAACTPPIRGQIPAATVAAMSMAGADEIYLLGGVQAMAALAIGTESIGRVDLIAGPGNAYVAEAKRQLFGQVGIDLFAGPTEILVIADEDADPFIVAVDLLSQAEHGPDSPAVLVTTSETVARAAMDHIERILVDMPTRDYAGPAWRDHGQVLVVDSIDEAFAVADTFASEHVQVLTSSPRQALEKMQNYGALFLGEGTCVSYGDKVIGTNHVLPTRGSARFTGGLWVGKYLKTVTYQEVTDTDSSAMLGELCGRAARVELFEGHARSGDVRAAKYAGAPLDWSEHQFTAHA, encoded by the coding sequence ATGATCACCCAGCTCAAGCAGGCCGTCCCCGCTGAGTCGCTCACCAGTGGCCGCGAGGAGGTGGCCGCGACCGTTCGTGAGGTGCTGGACGACGTCCGTGCTCGCGGGGACGAGGCCGTGCGGACGTACTCGACGAAGTTCGACAGCTGGAGCCCCGAGTCCTTCCGGCTGTCCGCGGGGCAGATCGCCGAGATCGTGGCCGGGGTTCCCGAGCAGGTCATCCGAGACATCGAGTTCGTACAGGCCCAGGTCCGCCGGTTCGCCGAGGCCCAGCGCGCGTCCCTGACCGACTTCGAGGTGGAGACGCTGCCCGGCGTGCACCTCGGACAGAAGAACGTCCCGATCTCCGCGGTCGGGGCCTACGTCCCCGGTGGTCGCTATCCGCTCACCGCCTCGGCCCACATGACGATCGTGACCGCGAAGGTCGCAGGGGTACCGCGCGTCGCAGCCTGCACACCGCCGATCAGGGGACAGATCCCCGCCGCCACCGTGGCGGCGATGTCGATGGCGGGGGCCGACGAGATCTATCTGCTGGGCGGAGTGCAAGCCATGGCCGCCCTGGCCATCGGCACCGAGTCGATCGGCCGGGTCGATCTCATTGCCGGCCCGGGGAACGCCTACGTGGCGGAGGCCAAGCGTCAGCTCTTCGGGCAGGTGGGCATCGACCTGTTCGCAGGGCCCACCGAGATCCTGGTCATCGCCGACGAGGACGCCGACCCGTTCATTGTGGCCGTCGACCTGCTGAGCCAGGCCGAACACGGACCGGACTCGCCTGCCGTCCTCGTGACCACGAGCGAGACCGTCGCCAGGGCTGCGATGGACCATATCGAGCGGATCCTGGTGGACATGCCGACGCGCGACTATGCGGGCCCGGCGTGGCGCGACCACGGCCAGGTGCTCGTCGTCGACTCGATCGACGAGGCTTTCGCGGTCGCTGACACGTTCGCCTCCGAGCACGTCCAGGTGCTCACGAGCTCCCCTCGGCAGGCCCTGGAGAAGATGCAGAACTACGGCGCGCTGTTCCTCGGTGAGGGGACCTGTGTCTCATACGGCGACAAGGTGATCGGGACGAACCACGTACTGCCGACTCGGGGGAGCGCCCGCTTCACCGGCGGCCTCTGGGTGGGCAAGTACCTCAAGACAGTGACCTACCAAGAGGTGACCGACACCGACTCCAGCGCGATGCTCGGCGAGCTGTGCGGTCGCGCCGCACGGGTCGAGCTCTTCGAGGGGCATGCCCGTTCGGGCGACGTGCGTGCGGCGAAGTATGCCGGGGCACCCCTCGACTGGAGTGAGCACCAGTTCACCGCGCATGCCTGA
- a CDS encoding LacI family DNA-binding transcriptional regulator codes for MAVTSHDVARAAGVSQPTVSRALRDDPRVADATRQKVQRVATELGYVPSELGRSLSTRSTHQIAMVADLRNALYPALVEPLHDRFAHHGLRMLLLAERGDDRATYERLLDRSVDGVVLTTTLIGSSLSKGLLDKGLPFVELNRLSGRRKVDGVAADNHGGAADVARLLVREGHRRIAAVFSSADSSTSRDREAGFRAALVEAGIDLPERRVARTGFGFDDGERGFAALMTGRHRPTAVFCVGDLVAVGALNQAQRMGLSVPDDVAIVGFDDIAMAAWPCFNLTTARVDLSGMAVAAADLLVRRLGGDDSPARTHVFPTQLVLRGTHHGTGSVASSLST; via the coding sequence ATGGCAGTGACCAGTCACGACGTCGCGCGCGCGGCGGGGGTGTCGCAGCCGACCGTGTCCAGGGCGTTGCGTGACGATCCGCGCGTGGCCGACGCGACCAGGCAGAAGGTCCAGCGGGTTGCCACCGAGCTCGGCTACGTCCCCAGCGAGCTCGGCCGAAGCCTCTCCACACGCTCGACCCATCAGATCGCGATGGTCGCCGACCTGCGAAACGCGCTCTACCCCGCCCTCGTCGAGCCGTTGCACGACCGCTTCGCCCACCACGGTCTCCGGATGCTGCTGCTGGCGGAGCGTGGTGACGACCGGGCCACCTACGAGCGTCTCCTGGACCGCTCGGTTGACGGGGTCGTCCTCACCACCACGCTGATCGGTTCGTCGCTGTCCAAGGGCCTGCTCGACAAGGGGCTTCCCTTCGTCGAGCTGAACCGCTTGTCGGGGAGGCGCAAGGTGGACGGCGTCGCCGCCGACAACCACGGCGGCGCAGCTGACGTCGCCCGGCTCCTGGTGCGTGAGGGTCACCGGCGGATTGCAGCGGTGTTCAGCAGTGCCGACTCCAGCACCAGCCGTGACCGCGAGGCCGGCTTCCGCGCCGCCCTGGTCGAGGCCGGCATCGACCTGCCCGAGCGTCGGGTGGCCCGCACCGGGTTCGGCTTCGACGACGGTGAACGCGGTTTCGCGGCGTTGATGACCGGGCGGCACCGCCCGACGGCTGTGTTCTGCGTCGGTGACCTCGTCGCGGTCGGGGCGCTCAACCAGGCGCAGCGCATGGGCCTGTCGGTCCCCGACGACGTGGCGATCGTCGGCTTCGACGACATCGCGATGGCCGCGTGGCCATGCTTCAACCTCACCACTGCGCGCGTCGACCTGTCGGGCATGGCGGTCGCCGCGGCGGATCTGCTGGTCCGTCGACTGGGTGGCGACGACAGCCCGGCTCGTACGCACGTCTTTCCGACCCAGCTGGTCCTGCGCGGCACCCACCACGGCACCGGCTCGGTGGCGAGCAGCCTTTCCACGTAA
- a CDS encoding ester cyclase, whose product MENGSTRQEAAPASAASPAGRAPQPTGLVVGHDGIPDPGVTPHPIQAATIGAGESRRAMPSDFRIAVRPGTGSDTVRAERERGARVQSMRGFEDTYTDIVDYIVRITHRIWEDQDVGYIYDTYSPGCFVYDDSGPHYGVERVVEATMGALHAFPDTRSWADEVIWAGDEDQGFVTSHRYITTGHHLGAWRWGPATGRKVNLWGLANCVIRENEIFEEWVLYNMVSRFMQLGIDPAWAAREYGNELNRTVADRHQGEVQRLAGGRLPEPYPESGTRAFDVEHFVRSLWHNVYNRRDLSAVDKAYAATARWKGTSNRAGYGRQDIKGMARALMATFPDLGMQVDEVYWMGNEVEGYRVSVRWTAQGTHRGYALYREPTNRRVHLWGINQLYISHGQITEDWQMFNEFDVMAQILSDEPAGML is encoded by the coding sequence GTGGAAAACGGATCGACCCGCCAGGAGGCGGCGCCCGCGAGCGCCGCCTCCCCGGCCGGTCGCGCCCCCCAGCCCACCGGCCTCGTTGTCGGGCACGACGGCATACCCGATCCGGGCGTGACCCCCCACCCCATCCAGGCGGCGACCATCGGCGCCGGCGAGTCCCGCCGGGCGATGCCGAGCGACTTCCGGATCGCGGTGCGCCCTGGGACCGGGAGTGACACGGTGCGCGCCGAGCGTGAGCGAGGTGCTCGTGTCCAGTCGATGCGCGGCTTCGAAGACACCTACACCGACATCGTGGACTACATCGTCCGGATCACCCATCGGATCTGGGAGGACCAGGACGTCGGCTACATCTACGACACCTACTCTCCCGGCTGTTTTGTCTACGACGACAGCGGTCCCCACTACGGGGTAGAGCGCGTCGTCGAGGCGACCATGGGTGCGCTGCACGCGTTTCCGGACACCCGTTCGTGGGCCGACGAGGTCATCTGGGCCGGTGACGAGGACCAGGGCTTCGTCACCTCCCACCGGTACATCACCACCGGGCACCATCTCGGCGCGTGGCGGTGGGGCCCTGCCACCGGCCGCAAGGTCAACCTGTGGGGCCTGGCCAACTGCGTGATCCGTGAGAACGAGATCTTCGAGGAGTGGGTCCTCTACAACATGGTCTCGAGGTTCATGCAGCTAGGCATCGATCCGGCGTGGGCCGCTCGCGAGTACGGCAACGAGCTGAACCGCACGGTCGCCGACCGCCACCAAGGTGAGGTCCAACGCCTCGCAGGGGGCCGGTTGCCGGAGCCCTACCCGGAGTCCGGGACCCGCGCGTTCGACGTCGAGCACTTCGTGCGGTCGCTCTGGCACAACGTGTACAACCGCCGCGACCTCAGCGCTGTGGACAAGGCGTATGCGGCGACCGCGCGCTGGAAGGGCACGTCCAACAGGGCTGGCTACGGACGCCAGGACATCAAGGGCATGGCGCGCGCGCTGATGGCGACCTTCCCGGACCTCGGCATGCAGGTCGACGAGGTGTACTGGATGGGCAACGAGGTCGAGGGCTACCGGGTCTCGGTCCGGTGGACCGCCCAGGGAACCCATCGGGGCTACGCGCTCTATCGCGAGCCGACGAACCGCCGCGTCCACCTCTGGGGCATCAACCAGCTCTACATCTCGCACGGGCAGATCACCGAGGACTGGCAGATGTTCAACGAGTTCGACGTCATGGCCCAGATCCTCAGTGACGAACCGGCAGGCATGCTCTGA
- a CDS encoding ABC transporter substrate-binding protein → MTGISKWAAATVGVASVALATGCAGPGASTSTSTSSGGASSSSSSAAMGKIVYIPGLTGNPFYNTVSCGAKTEASKLGVDFSYQGAPTFGVPEQTKILNAVVATKPGAIMISITDPTAMIGPLTAAKQAGVKIIGIDGDLSDTSIMTTNIQSDGVQGGGLAGDALAKAVGEKGTVLIIDNATGSVVSKARTDGFQKAIAKYPNMKVLPIQFSANDVSKAASIVSTTAATNADLVGVFGAETNNTTGALTGVREAGKSGKVKVVGYDTSEPIVAALKDGSLTGTVVQFPRGEGATGVDSAVAAMQGKSVPRNQAADAIFVTPETVNSDKAKQYIYDVNCSG, encoded by the coding sequence ATGACAGGCATCAGCAAGTGGGCCGCGGCAACCGTCGGCGTCGCCTCCGTCGCCCTGGCGACAGGCTGCGCGGGACCGGGCGCATCGACATCGACGTCGACATCGAGCGGTGGGGCATCCAGCAGCAGCTCGTCCGCCGCCATGGGCAAGATCGTCTACATCCCCGGCTTGACGGGAAACCCGTTCTACAACACCGTCTCCTGCGGTGCGAAGACCGAGGCGAGCAAGCTCGGCGTCGACTTCTCCTACCAGGGTGCGCCAACCTTCGGTGTCCCGGAGCAGACGAAGATCCTCAATGCGGTCGTCGCGACCAAGCCCGGCGCGATCATGATCTCGATCACTGACCCGACGGCGATGATCGGCCCCCTGACCGCCGCCAAGCAGGCCGGCGTGAAGATCATCGGCATCGACGGCGACCTCTCGGACACCAGCATCATGACCACCAACATCCAGTCGGACGGGGTGCAGGGGGGCGGCCTCGCCGGGGACGCGCTCGCCAAGGCGGTGGGTGAGAAGGGCACGGTCCTCATCATCGACAACGCGACCGGCTCGGTCGTCTCCAAGGCGCGCACCGACGGCTTCCAGAAGGCGATCGCCAAGTACCCGAACATGAAGGTCCTCCCGATCCAGTTCAGCGCCAACGACGTCAGCAAGGCGGCCTCGATCGTCTCCACCACTGCCGCGACCAACGCCGACCTCGTCGGGGTGTTCGGGGCGGAGACCAACAACACCACGGGTGCCCTGACAGGCGTACGCGAGGCGGGGAAGTCCGGCAAGGTCAAGGTGGTCGGCTACGACACCTCCGAGCCGATCGTCGCCGCCCTGAAGGACGGCTCGCTGACGGGAACGGTGGTGCAGTTCCCGCGCGGTGAAGGTGCCACGGGTGTCGACTCCGCCGTGGCCGCTATGCAGGGCAAGTCGGTCCCGCGCAACCAGGCCGCTGACGCCATCTTCGTCACGCCCGAAACGGTGAACTCCGACAAGGCGAAGCAGTACATTTACGACGTCAACTGCTCGGGCTGA